Proteins from one Streptomyces sp. NBC_00289 genomic window:
- a CDS encoding ABC transporter permease, which translates to MTQPVSPPRDSAGKLPATSEAPAWRGLVARADLRTLSLLGVLAALILIGGITKPDEFLDTRNLQLVLTQGSVIGVVTVGMTFVITSGGIDLSVGAIVALASVWATTLATQDYGFGGILLTAVLVGLGCGLVNGLLIAYGGVVPFIATLAMLASARGLALQITDGRTQIVTVDNILKLGERDSYVLGIPPLVLVFALVTVIGWLVLNRTTFGRRTVAVGGNAEAARLAGIDVRRQRLYLYLLSGLCCGIAAFLLIILSGSGQNTNGNLYELDAIAAAIIGGTLLSGGRGTITGSVIGVLIFTTITNLFALNNLQSDVQQIAKGAIIVAAVLVQRRTASTT; encoded by the coding sequence ATGACGCAGCCCGTCTCCCCGCCCAGGGACAGCGCCGGCAAACTGCCGGCGACGAGTGAGGCGCCCGCCTGGCGCGGCCTCGTCGCCCGCGCCGACCTGCGCACCCTCTCCCTCCTCGGCGTGCTCGCCGCCCTGATCCTCATCGGCGGCATCACCAAACCCGACGAGTTCCTCGACACCCGCAACCTCCAACTCGTCCTCACCCAGGGCTCCGTGATCGGCGTCGTCACCGTCGGCATGACCTTCGTCATCACCTCCGGCGGCATCGACCTGTCCGTCGGCGCGATCGTCGCCCTCGCCTCGGTGTGGGCGACCACCCTCGCCACACAGGACTACGGCTTCGGCGGCATCCTCCTCACCGCGGTGCTCGTCGGCCTCGGCTGCGGCCTGGTCAACGGACTGCTCATCGCGTACGGCGGGGTGGTCCCGTTCATCGCCACGCTCGCCATGCTGGCCTCCGCGCGCGGCCTCGCCCTCCAGATCACCGACGGCCGCACCCAGATCGTCACGGTGGACAACATCCTGAAACTGGGCGAGCGCGACTCCTACGTCCTCGGCATCCCGCCCCTGGTGCTGGTCTTCGCCCTCGTCACGGTCATCGGCTGGCTGGTGCTCAACCGCACCACCTTCGGGCGTCGCACGGTCGCCGTCGGCGGCAACGCGGAGGCGGCCCGGCTGGCCGGCATCGACGTACGCCGCCAGCGCCTCTACCTCTACCTGCTGTCCGGACTGTGCTGCGGCATCGCCGCCTTCCTGCTGATCATCCTGTCCGGCTCCGGCCAGAACACCAACGGCAACCTGTACGAACTCGACGCCATCGCGGCCGCGATCATCGGCGGCACGCTGCTCAGCGGGGGCCGCGGCACCATCACCGGCTCCGTGATCGGCGTCCTGATCTTCACCACGATCACCAACCTCTTCGCCCTGAACAACCTGCAGAGCGACGTCCAGCAGATCGCCAAGGGCGCGATCATCGTCGCCGCCGTGCTGGTCCAGCGCCGTACCGCGAGCACGACCTGA
- a CDS encoding sugar ABC transporter ATP-binding protein codes for MAPQPPLLSMSGITKSFPGVRALDGVDLDVQAGEVHCLLGQNGAGKSTLIKVLAGAHQPDTGTIHWRGEPVTLRSPIAAMRLGIATIYQELDLVEHLSVAENVHLGHEPTTAGFVVRGKAARASTTALLHRLGHPEIDPARLVGELPAAQQQIVSMARALSHDVRLIVMDEPSAALDPDEVDNLFRIVGDLTADGVAVVYISHRLEEIRRIGDRVTVLKDGRAVAGGLPAKATPTREVVALMTGRNVEYAFPERPASPAAGTAVLEVQGLARQGEFEPIDLTLRPGEIVGLAGLVGSGRSEILETIYGARKPTAGHVRVDGRPLRPGSVRAAVRAGLGLAPEERKAQALLMLESVTRNVSVSSMSRFSRGGWIDRRAELGAARAATRELSLRPDNPSVPVRTLSGGNQQKAVLARWLLRGCRVLLLDEPTRGVDVGARAELYAVVRRLANEGLAVLLVSSEVPEVLGLADRVLVLREGRVVHTAPARELDEHRVLDLVMEGSPAS; via the coding sequence ATGGCTCCACAACCACCGCTGCTCAGCATGTCCGGCATCACCAAGTCCTTTCCCGGAGTCCGAGCCCTCGACGGCGTCGACCTCGACGTCCAGGCCGGCGAAGTGCACTGCCTGCTCGGCCAGAACGGCGCCGGCAAGTCCACCCTCATCAAGGTCCTGGCCGGCGCCCACCAGCCCGACACCGGCACCATCCACTGGCGCGGCGAACCGGTCACGCTCCGCTCACCGATCGCCGCCATGCGCCTCGGCATCGCCACCATCTACCAGGAACTCGACCTGGTGGAGCACCTGTCGGTGGCCGAGAACGTCCACCTCGGCCACGAACCCACGACCGCCGGATTCGTCGTACGGGGGAAGGCGGCACGCGCCTCGACCACCGCGCTGCTGCACCGGCTGGGGCACCCGGAGATCGACCCGGCCCGTCTCGTCGGGGAACTGCCGGCGGCCCAGCAGCAGATCGTGTCCATGGCCCGGGCGCTCTCCCACGACGTACGGCTCATCGTGATGGACGAGCCGTCCGCCGCCCTCGACCCGGACGAGGTCGACAACCTCTTCCGGATCGTCGGCGACCTCACCGCGGACGGTGTCGCCGTCGTCTACATCTCGCACCGGCTGGAGGAGATCCGCCGCATCGGCGACCGGGTGACCGTGCTCAAGGACGGACGGGCGGTGGCCGGCGGACTGCCCGCGAAGGCGACCCCGACGCGCGAGGTCGTCGCCCTGATGACCGGACGCAACGTCGAGTACGCCTTCCCCGAGCGGCCCGCCTCCCCGGCGGCCGGCACCGCGGTCCTGGAGGTCCAAGGGCTCGCCCGGCAGGGGGAGTTCGAGCCGATCGACCTCACCCTGCGCCCCGGCGAGATCGTCGGACTCGCCGGACTGGTCGGCTCCGGACGCTCCGAGATCCTGGAGACGATCTACGGCGCCCGCAAGCCCACCGCCGGTCACGTGCGGGTCGACGGGCGCCCGCTTCGGCCCGGCAGCGTACGGGCCGCCGTACGGGCAGGGCTCGGTCTCGCTCCCGAGGAGCGCAAGGCTCAGGCGCTGCTGATGCTGGAGTCCGTCACCCGCAACGTCTCGGTGTCCTCCATGTCCCGCTTCTCGCGCGGGGGCTGGATCGACCGCCGGGCCGAACTGGGCGCGGCGCGGGCGGCGACGCGTGAGCTGTCGCTGCGGCCCGACAACCCCTCCGTACCGGTCCGCACCCTGTCCGGAGGCAACCAGCAGAAGGCCGTCCTGGCCCGCTGGCTGCTGCGCGGCTGCCGGGTTCTGCTGCTCGACGAGCCCACGCGCGGTGTCGACGTCGGAGCCCGCGCCGAACTGTATGCAGTCGTCCGTCGACTGGCGAACGAAGGCCTCGCCGTGCTCCTGGTCTCCAGCGAGGTGCCCGAGGTGCTCGGCCTCGCCGACCGCGTCCTGGTCCTGCGGGAAGGCCGGGTCGTCCACACGGCTCCCGCCCGCGAACTCGACGAACACCGTGTCCTCGACCTGGTGATGGAAGGAAGCCCGGCATCATGA
- a CDS encoding ROK family protein — MTARPANAHQARLLKLLRDGGPNSRAQLGDQVDLSRSKLAVEVDRLLETGLVVADGLAASRGGRRSHNIRLAPALRLLGVDIGATSVDVAVTNAELEVLGHLNQPMDVREGPVAVFEQVLSMAAKLRASGLAEGFDGAGIGVPGPVRFPEGVPVAPPIMPGWDGFPVREALSQDLGCPVMVDNDVNLMALGEQHAGVARSVGDFLCVKIGTGIGCGIVVGGEVHRGATGSAGDIGHIQAVPDGRPCACGNRGCLEAHFSGAALARDAMEAVRQGLSDELAARLEANGTLSAIDVAAAAAAGDATALDLIREGGDRVGQVIAGLVSFFNPGLVVIGGGVTGLGHTLLAAIRTQVYRQSLPLATGNLPIVLGELGPTAGVIGAARLISDHLFSPA, encoded by the coding sequence ATGACGGCGCGACCCGCGAACGCACATCAGGCCCGGCTGCTCAAGCTGTTGCGCGACGGAGGCCCCAACTCCCGTGCGCAACTGGGTGACCAGGTGGACCTGTCCCGGTCGAAACTGGCCGTGGAGGTGGACCGGCTCCTGGAGACCGGCCTGGTCGTGGCCGACGGCCTGGCCGCCTCCCGCGGCGGACGCCGTTCCCACAACATCCGGCTCGCGCCGGCCCTGCGCCTCCTCGGCGTGGACATCGGCGCGACCTCGGTCGACGTGGCGGTCACCAACGCCGAACTTGAGGTGCTGGGGCACCTCAACCAGCCCATGGACGTGCGCGAGGGCCCGGTCGCGGTGTTCGAGCAAGTCCTTTCCATGGCAGCGAAGTTGAGAGCGTCCGGCCTCGCGGAGGGCTTCGACGGCGCCGGCATCGGCGTGCCGGGGCCGGTCCGCTTCCCCGAGGGCGTCCCGGTGGCTCCGCCGATCATGCCGGGCTGGGACGGCTTCCCTGTACGGGAGGCGCTCAGCCAGGACCTCGGCTGCCCGGTCATGGTCGACAACGACGTGAACCTGATGGCGCTGGGGGAGCAGCACGCGGGCGTCGCCCGTTCCGTGGGCGACTTCCTCTGCGTCAAGATCGGCACCGGTATCGGCTGCGGCATCGTCGTCGGCGGCGAGGTCCACCGCGGTGCGACCGGCAGCGCGGGGGACATCGGGCACATCCAGGCGGTGCCCGACGGCCGTCCGTGCGCCTGCGGAAACCGGGGATGCCTGGAGGCCCACTTCAGCGGGGCCGCTCTGGCCCGGGACGCCATGGAGGCGGTCCGGCAGGGGCTCTCCGACGAACTCGCCGCCCGGCTGGAGGCGAACGGCACCCTCAGCGCGATCGATGTCGCCGCCGCGGCCGCCGCGGGCGACGCCACCGCGCTCGACCTGATCCGCGAGGGCGGCGACCGCGTCGGGCAGGTCATCGCCGGCCTGGTCAGCTTCTTCAACCCGGGCCTGGTGGTGATCGGCGGCGGGGTGACCGGTCTCGGCCACACCCTGCTGGCCGCCATCCGCACCCAGGTCTACCGCCAGTCACTCCCGCTCGCGACCGGCAACCTGCCCATCGTCCTCGGGGAGTTGGGGCCCACCGCCGGAGTCATCGGCGCGGCCCGGCTCATCAGCGACCACCTCTTCTCACCCGCCTGA
- a CDS encoding GntR family transcriptional regulator: protein MLSPGLPQGAVPKLERPGPLRDRVYEALLELITTRALQPGQHLVESELAGHLGVSRQPVREALQRLNTEGWVDLRPAQGAFVHEPTEEEADQLLTVRTLLEAEAARLAAANANSAGIDALDDLLAQGLKAVASDDVDTAVTLNARFHAKVMELAGNAVLAELAAQVDRRVRWYYTPVARQRGHESWIEHRELIGAIAQRDEQRATQLMREHTEHTRRSYHARAKS from the coding sequence ATGTTGTCGCCAGGACTGCCGCAGGGAGCGGTGCCCAAGCTCGAACGGCCCGGTCCGCTGCGCGACCGCGTCTACGAGGCGCTGCTCGAACTCATCACCACCCGAGCCCTGCAGCCCGGCCAGCATCTCGTCGAGAGCGAACTCGCCGGCCATCTCGGTGTCTCCCGCCAGCCGGTGCGGGAGGCGCTCCAGCGGCTGAACACCGAGGGCTGGGTCGATCTGCGGCCCGCCCAGGGCGCGTTCGTGCACGAGCCGACCGAGGAGGAGGCCGACCAGCTCCTCACCGTCCGTACGCTGCTCGAGGCCGAGGCGGCCCGGCTCGCCGCGGCGAACGCGAACAGCGCCGGCATCGACGCCCTGGACGACCTGCTCGCCCAAGGACTCAAGGCCGTCGCCTCCGACGACGTGGACACCGCCGTCACCCTCAACGCCCGCTTCCACGCGAAGGTCATGGAGCTCGCCGGCAACGCGGTGCTCGCCGAACTCGCCGCGCAGGTCGACCGCCGGGTCCGCTGGTACTACACGCCGGTCGCGCGGCAGCGCGGACACGAGTCCTGGATCGAACACCGCGAGCTGATCGGCGCGATCGCGCAGCGGGACGAGCAGCGCGCCACCCAGCTGATGCGCGAGCACACCGAGCACACCCGGCGCTCGTACCACGCCCGCGCGAAATCCTGA